From one Rhopalosiphum padi isolate XX-2018 chromosome 2, ASM2088224v1, whole genome shotgun sequence genomic stretch:
- the LOC132919366 gene encoding uncharacterized protein LOC132919366, whose amino-acid sequence MYTLSIRTILVLLIVFGKTMANSFNLTPIYNPSGIYFHTINNLRIFNSHWRFLTYINITNYNEKYNKIGNMIKDFEESCEMSKSLEIDSLQQLCSQYNYQAYNFLSEISSNKEHVMKIIDQPKNNYRTKRGLINLVGRVSNVLFGVCDDTDAEYFYSKIRDLEISNSRVSKLSDAQIQIMQSIISNVNSSLLETNKNEINLAEKYSYLLHEMQAEKAAIGILNFKTALEERISLLNIILTQYAFETENLLNIINMALQGFVHSSILDINTLKNQLKDIKTQLPIGEGIPIDLDNSGISELLRLITTNIVYIENVLIFVIEIPIVNNYEFILYKNIPLPVNIYDNDYVMIAPKSDYIAIDKSRLYYLELSEIQISKCKQMMNTLLCTYDQQLHHLDESCELTIFRKPGILPNLCNLKNVNFNFSIWHRLDNTNSWIYVTIRDNIIIKCKNNSETIVVSINGTGILDLDNQCEANTDDGTLLIAKRKITTKMYKDFIPQLDVSINWKTKLNITNTILKNSNIPDKGNSIVKKKFIQTNRILQITRRIKIHKNK is encoded by the coding sequence aattgtttttgGAAAAACGATGGCAAATTCATTCAATCTAACTCCAATATACAACCCATCAGGAATCTATTTTCACACAATAAACAATCTACGCATATTCAACTCTCACTGGCGCTTCttaacctatattaatattacaaactataatgaaaaatacaataaaatcggTAACATGATAAAAGATTTTGAAGAGTCCTGTGAAATGAGTAAATCCCTTGAGATAGATTCTTTACAACAACTTTGTTCCCAATATAATTATCAAGCATATAACTTTTTATCAGAAATTAGTAGTAATAAAGAACATGTAATGAAAATTATAGATCAACCAAAAAACAATTACCGTACCAAGAGAGGTCTAATCAATTTAGTTGGGAGAGTATCTAACGTCCTATTCGGTGTATGTGATGACACCGACGCAGaatatttttacagtaaaataagaGATCTTGAAATTTCAAATTCACGCGTTTCTAAATTATCTGATgcacaaatacaaattatgcaaTCAATTATATCAAACGTAAACTCATCGCTattagaaacaaataaaaatgaaattaatttagccGAAAAATACAGTTATCTACTTCATGAAATGCAAGCAGAGAAAGCTGCAATAggtatcttaaattttaaaacagcaCTAGAAGAaagaatatcattattaaatatcattttaacaCAATACGCATTTGAAACagaaaatttactaaatataataaatatggccCTACAAGGTTTTGTTCACTCCagtatattagatataaatacccttaaaaaccaattaaaagatattaaaacacaattacCCATAGGAGAAGGCATACCAATAGATTTAGATAATTCAGGAATATCAGAATTGTTACGACTAATTACAACtaacatagtatatatagaaaatgtattaatttttgtcatagaaatacctatagttaacaattatgaatttatattatataaaaacatacctTTACCAGTTAACATATACGATAACGACTATGTAATGATAGCTCCAAAATCTGattatatagctatagataAATCTAGATTATATTACTTAGAATTAAGCgaaatacaaatatcaaaatgtaaacaaatgatGAATacgttattatgtacttatgatCAACAGTTACATCATTTGGATGAATCCTGTGAGCTAACAATATTTAGAAAGCCAGGTATATTACCTAATTTgtgtaacttaaaaaatgttaattttaattttagtatatggcATAGATTAGATAATACAAATTCTTGGATATATGTTACGATTagggataatattatcattaaatgtaaaaataattcagaaacaATAGTAGTAAGTATAAACGGCACAGGCATTTTAGATTTAGACAATCAATGTGAAGCCAATACTGATGACGGGACATTATTAAtagcaaaaagaaaaataactacaaaaatgtataaagactTTATTCCACAACTAGACGTTTCAATTAACTggaaaactaaattaaacattacaaatacaattttaaaaaattcaaatattccaGATAAAGGTAattctatagtaaaaaaaaaatttattcaaactaaTAGAATACTCCAAATCACTAgaagaattaaaatacataaaaacaagtAG